TCACATCGCTCGGTATGGCGCCGAGATCGGGCAGGAAGTCGTTCTCTTCTCGCAGCGGCACGTAGTAGGTCTCGCCATCGGAAAAGAGCGTGCCGGTGTGGTAGACCGGATAGCCGGGATCGGTGGCCAGCACCACGTCGCCGGGGTCAACCACCGCCACGGGAAAGTGCGCGATGCCTTCTTTGGAGCCGATCAGCGAGACCACCTGGGTCTCCGGGTCCAGCTTCACCCCAAACCGCTGGCCGTACCATGCCGCCACGGCTTCCCGAAACGCCGGCAAGCCCTCGTACTCCGGGTACTGATGGGTGTAGGGCTTGGCCGCGCCGGCAGCCAGCGCATCGATGACGTGCTGCGGCGTGGGCAGATCGGGGTCGCCGATACCCAGCGAAATGACGTCCACCCCCTCTTTCCGCTTGGCCGCAATGCGCCGGTCCACTTCGGCAAACAGATACGGCGGTAATTTTGCTATCCGATTCGCAAAACGCATGAATGTTTCCTCTTTCGTGTACACGCGTTCCTAGCCAATGTTAAAGGGAGAATTGGGCCTCCCCAAGTGCAAAACAGTTGCAGTATACGGTATCACGAAACGACAGAAAGGGTGTAGTTTCGATGCCGGCCGACTGCCTGCCAATTGGCTCAATGCTTGCGGCCTGCCTCCGGCCGGGCGCGCTACATTACTCAAAGTACGCAGTTTGTGCTTCGACAAGGGCATTGCGAAGCCCACTCAGCACGAACGGACGAGAAATATCTCGGACTTTGCCGAATGGATGTGCCACGGCATCTACTGGATGGGTACGCCACGGCCTTTCATCAAAAGAAACGCCCCGAACTCTACGGTGACCATGCCGGGTCGGCGTCGAGGGCCGGGTTGTCGGTGAGGCGTATGACGTTGCCGCTCGCAACGTCCATCACATAGATTTCGTAATTCAGGTTTCTAATGCTGTAGAAGGCCAGGCTATTGCCATCCGCCGACCATGCGGGGGCGAAGTCGTCCGCCGGGTGGTTCGTCAGCCGGTTCAATTCCGTACCGTCGGCATTAATCAGGTACAGCTCCCAGTTCCCCGACCGTTTACTGGTGAAAGCCAGCTTATGTCCGTCCGGCGACCAGGCCGGCGCCGTATCCGCGGCGCGGTCGCTCGTAAGCCGTGTTTGCTCGCTGCCGTCGGCATTCATCACGAAGATGTCGAAGTTCCGTTCGCGGTCGCTGGTGAAGGCTAGCTTCACACCGTCGGGCGACCAAGACGGCGACAGCTCGCGCCCGCGGTCAAAGGTGAGTCTCGTTTCCGCGCTGCCATCGGCGTTCATCACGTAGATATCTACATTGTTCTGCCGTTCACTATAGAAGGCCAGCTTGCGGCCGTCCGGCGACCAGCGCGGCGCGAAGTCGTCGCCGGGATCATCTGTGAGTTGCGTCACACCGCTGCCGTCCGCGTTCATCACGTAAATGTCGAAGTTCCCGGCGCGGTTGCTTGCAAAGGCAATGCGGCGCGCATCGGGCGACCAGTTGGGCGCCACGTCGTTAGCCGGGTCTTCCGTGAGGCGTGTAAGCGCGCTGCCGTCCGCATTCATCGCGTAGATTTCCCAGTTTTCGTCGCGCAGGCTGGCAAACGCAATCTGTGCCAGACGCTCCTCGTCACCACCCGACACGACGACGAACTGCTTGTTGCCGGCATATCCGCTGCTATCGAAGATGATGGGAATGGCAAAGTCCTCCGCAGCCACCCCGGTCACAACCACCTTGAAGAGTAGTCCAAAGTTGCCGAACGGCAGCGGCGCCGGCCCCGCGGCCCGCCAATACCCCACACTGTCCGGCGGCGAAAGTTCCCAACCTTCCAGCAGCCCCCCCTCTTCCGTTGCTACGAGCGAGACCGTGGCCGGTTGGTCGATAACGAGTGTAAAGCGGAAGTGCTGGATATTGCGCGGCACGTGAAGGGCGCGAACGAACGTGGTTGCGGTCTGCGCTTCCACGTCCACCGTGGGCGGATCTACCGCGATGCGACCCTGGGTATCCGGGCTGTAGATTTCACCAAAAGGCAAAGTGTCACTGGTAAAGACACCGCTGGTGCCGTTCAGTATAGTCTCAATCCGCACCGCGTACGTCCCGCTGCGGCGTAGCGTGGTGTAGCTGAGCTTGTATTGACCGGCGAAGTCGTTCACCAGCGCATTGAATTGCGCCTCAAGCTGCGCCAATTCAGACACGGCGTAGTAGGCCCCGTTCGTCGCTGTTGCCATCGCTCGCAAGCCCATCTCTTGATAAACATCCCCCAGCCCCAGCGGGTAAAGTTGGACGCCGCTCTCCTGCGCTAGCTGCGCAACCTCGTCGCGCGTGCGCAAGCTGCTGGTGTCCCTGCCGTCCGAGAGAAAAACCAAGGCGCGGGTAACGTCGCTTGCAGTTTCTGCCTGAGCCGAGAACAGATCAAGACCGCGCTCAACGGCATCCCACAGGCGACTTGAGCCGGAATCGAAGCCGGATTCGGCAAAACGCCCAACTTCCGTGCGAATCAGGCCTCTATCCGTCGTTGGGAATGCAAGAATCACCGGCTCCGCGCTCCGATCGTGAAATGCAACAACACCCACGCGATGAGCTACCGGCAAACGTTCGAGGGCG
This genomic stretch from Chloroflexota bacterium harbors:
- a CDS encoding DPP IV N-terminal domain-containing protein, with translation MNGRYVASVLLGCFCLLLVACGEDGPDVVAPVEEARPTPFPQVTRTVAPTATSIPPTPLATPTAGPSPTVAPTPIPPTPEVTATPVPTPRPSPTPEPTPTPTTLPTSTPAASPDPSPTPDATPSPTAESALSFAGVRVLLNEPSQVQAIFSLRDQDGNPTILPAAELQRATRIFERADGTDEWEEIDYTETNFFVYSAERFALEVVFVLDFTRSMTTWQLPDGTAGSTLMRQALESALERLPVAHRVGVVAFHDRSAEPVILAFPTTDRGLIRTEVGRFAESGFDSGSSRLWDAVERGLDLFSAQAETASDVTRALVFLSDGRDTSSLRTRDEVAQLAQESGVQLYPLGLGDVYQEMGLRAMATATNGAYYAVSELAQLEAQFNALVNDFAGQYKLSYTTLRRSGTYAVRIETILNGTSGVFTSDTLPFGEIYSPDTQGRIAVDPPTVDVEAQTATTFVRALHVPRNIQHFRFTLVIDQPATVSLVATEEGGLLEGWELSPPDSVGYWRAAGPAPLPFGNFGLLFKVVVTGVAAEDFAIPIIFDSSGYAGNKQFVVVSGGDEERLAQIAFASLRDENWEIYAMNADGSALTRLTEDPANDVAPNWSPDARRIAFASNRAGNFDIYVMNADGSGVTQLTDDPGDDFAPRWSPDGRKLAFYSERQNNVDIYVMNADGSAETRLTFDRGRELSPSWSPDGVKLAFTSDRERNFDIFVMNADGSEQTRLTSDRAADTAPAWSPDGHKLAFTSKRSGNWELYLINADGTELNRLTNHPADDFAPAWSADGNSLAFYSIRNLNYEIYVMDVASGNVIRLTDNPALDADPAWSP